The following proteins are co-located in the Dietzia timorensis genome:
- a CDS encoding LxmA leader domain family RiPP: MHNDILDGFNTYATPAELADTNAADTPATTVPCSALASITTAELGC; encoded by the coding sequence ATGCACAACGACATCCTCGACGGCTTCAACACCTACGCCACCCCGGCAGAGCTCGCCGACACCAACGCAGCCGACACCCCGGCCACCACCGTCCCCTGCTCCGCTCTCGCCAGCATCACCACAGCAGAGCTCGGCTGCTAA